The proteins below come from a single Desulfovibrio inopinatus DSM 10711 genomic window:
- a CDS encoding ABC transporter permease, giving the protein MTLSPMARRRLLGFRANTRGYYSLWIFLLLFGISLCAEVVANDKPLLVSYEGGLYFPIFKTYPETTFGGDFPTEADYHDPYVLDLINEHGFLVWPIIPYSYNTIIHDLPTPAPSPPSWDNWLGTDDQGRDIVARILYGFRISVLFGLCLTLFSSVVGVAAGAVQGFYGGVIDIGFQRFIEVWSGLPVLFLLIILSGVVQPNFWWLLGIMLLFSWMSLVDIVRAEFLRGRNLEYVRAATALGLSDTMVMFRHILPNAMVAAITFMPFVLNGSITTLTSLDFLGFGLPAGSPSLGELLAQGKNNLQAPWIGISAFVVLSVMLSLLVFIGEAARDAFDPRETASLDIRK; this is encoded by the coding sequence ATGACGCTGTCTCCCATGGCCAGACGCCGCTTGCTCGGATTTCGAGCCAATACACGCGGCTACTATTCTTTATGGATTTTTCTCCTTTTATTCGGCATCAGTCTCTGCGCTGAAGTTGTCGCTAACGATAAACCGCTTCTCGTATCCTACGAAGGCGGATTGTATTTTCCTATTTTCAAAACGTATCCGGAAACGACCTTCGGCGGCGATTTCCCTACTGAAGCCGACTACCATGATCCGTATGTCCTTGATCTTATCAACGAACACGGATTTCTTGTCTGGCCAATTATTCCTTACAGTTACAATACGATTATTCATGATTTGCCCACACCGGCGCCATCTCCCCCTTCCTGGGACAACTGGTTGGGAACCGACGACCAAGGTCGCGATATTGTAGCCCGTATTCTGTACGGATTTCGTATTTCCGTGCTTTTTGGGCTGTGTCTGACGCTGTTCAGTTCGGTTGTGGGGGTCGCCGCTGGCGCTGTGCAGGGGTTTTATGGTGGGGTGATCGATATCGGTTTTCAGCGGTTTATCGAAGTGTGGTCGGGGCTCCCGGTGTTGTTTCTGCTTATTATTCTTTCAGGAGTCGTGCAGCCGAATTTCTGGTGGCTGCTTGGGATTATGCTGTTGTTTAGCTGGATGTCTCTTGTCGACATCGTTCGCGCCGAATTTTTACGGGGACGCAATCTCGAATATGTCCGCGCGGCAACAGCACTTGGTCTTTCCGATACTATGGTAATGTTTCGACATATCCTACCCAACGCGATGGTGGCGGCCATTACGTTCATGCCTTTTGTGTTGAATGGTTCTATTACCACCCTGACATCTCTTGATTTTCTCGGATTCGGTCTGCCAGCAGGCTCTCCGTCACTCGGTGAACTGTTGGCCCAAGGCAAAAATAATCTTCAGGCTCCCTGGATTGGAATATCTGCCTTTGTTGTGCTGTCGGTCATGCTCAGTTTGCTCGTTTTTATCGGCGAAGCGGCCCGTGACGCCTTCGATCCGCGTGAAACCGCCTCTCTGGATATTCGCAAATGA
- a CDS encoding ABC transporter ATP-binding protein: MSSSLLDITDLRIAFQSGASRVEAVKGVNISVAPAETVALVGESGSGKSVTAHAILKLLPPESTLYTSGSITFDTLDVLNASETTLRRIRGRDVGMIFQEPMSSFNPLHTIGRQIAEVIRLHDSGLDNPLQRVVELLDRVGIRDPQKRKDAYPHQLSGGQRQRAMIAMALANRPRLLIADEPTTALDVTLQVQILDLLRELQREMGMAVLFITHDLAAVRRISERVYVMREGHIVETGATQDVFERPQDAYTRLLLGEGDSAGPVAAAADAPVILEAKTVRVWFPIKKGVFRRTVDSVKAVTDISLQLRQGHSLGIVGESGSGKTTLGLALLRLLPSTGSIVFLGKSIDGLSHRAMRPLRERLQVVFQDPYGSLSPRMSVGRIIGEGLEVHRNGTRAERDAAVTAALTEVGLDPDVRHRYPHEFSGGQRQRIAIARALVLKPQCILLDEPTSALDRAVQFQVVSLLRELQRTHQLAYLFIAHDLKVVRSLCHDILVMRDGHVVESGPSDVVFNTPRHDYTRALLKAAFDTLPPL; the protein is encoded by the coding sequence ATGAGTTCTTCGCTACTTGATATCACAGATCTTCGTATCGCATTTCAGTCAGGGGCCAGTCGTGTCGAGGCCGTCAAAGGGGTCAATATCAGCGTCGCGCCTGCTGAAACCGTGGCTCTTGTTGGGGAGTCAGGGTCGGGAAAGTCGGTCACAGCGCATGCCATATTGAAATTACTGCCTCCGGAATCGACTCTTTATACCTCTGGTTCCATTACCTTTGATACACTGGATGTTTTGAACGCATCGGAGACAACCCTGCGCCGTATCCGCGGTCGCGATGTCGGTATGATCTTTCAGGAACCTATGAGTTCCTTCAATCCGCTGCATACTATTGGCCGGCAAATTGCCGAGGTTATCCGCCTTCATGATTCGGGTTTAGATAACCCACTGCAACGTGTGGTTGAATTGCTTGATCGAGTGGGCATTCGAGACCCGCAGAAGCGGAAGGATGCCTACCCTCACCAGCTGTCCGGTGGTCAACGGCAGCGTGCCATGATTGCCATGGCGTTGGCGAACCGCCCTCGTCTGCTCATTGCGGACGAACCCACAACAGCGCTGGATGTCACGCTTCAGGTGCAGATTCTTGACCTGTTGCGGGAGCTTCAGCGCGAAATGGGAATGGCCGTCCTCTTTATCACGCATGACCTTGCTGCAGTGCGTCGCATTAGTGAGCGTGTTTATGTCATGCGCGAGGGGCACATTGTGGAGACGGGAGCAACACAAGACGTGTTTGAACGTCCTCAAGATGCATATACTCGTCTGCTTCTTGGGGAAGGAGATAGCGCCGGACCCGTTGCAGCGGCTGCAGATGCTCCGGTCATTTTGGAAGCCAAGACGGTACGTGTTTGGTTTCCCATCAAAAAAGGGGTTTTTCGCCGCACGGTCGATTCCGTCAAAGCAGTGACCGACATTTCTTTGCAACTTCGGCAAGGTCACAGCCTTGGTATTGTCGGTGAGTCCGGTTCGGGGAAAACGACCCTCGGCCTGGCCTTATTGCGTCTTCTTCCAAGTACGGGCTCCATCGTATTTCTGGGAAAATCGATTGATGGTTTGTCCCATCGCGCCATGCGTCCTTTACGGGAACGACTTCAGGTCGTATTTCAGGATCCATACGGTTCTCTCTCTCCACGCATGTCTGTGGGGCGTATTATAGGCGAAGGACTGGAAGTCCATCGCAACGGCACGCGGGCCGAGCGGGATGCTGCAGTAACCGCAGCCTTGACGGAAGTCGGGCTTGATCCGGACGTTCGTCATCGCTATCCACATGAATTTTCTGGAGGACAACGACAGCGAATAGCTATAGCGCGTGCTCTTGTTCTCAAACCACAATGTATCCTCCTGGATGAACCGACATCAGCACTGGACAGGGCTGTTCAGTTTCAGGTGGTTTCACTTTTGCGCGAGCTGCAACGCACACATCAACTTGCGTATCTTTTTATAGCACATGATCTTAAGGTTGTACGATCTTTATGTCATGATATTCTTGTTATGCGCGATGGTCATGTC